In Papaver somniferum cultivar HN1 chromosome 1, ASM357369v1, whole genome shotgun sequence, a genomic segment contains:
- the LOC113312585 gene encoding nuclear transcription factor Y subunit A-7-like produces MTSSGRDQSSQSDDSGADEQQQQSEIHYQHQPPAPGILHPGVASSSVEYMMPPHYEVGHAVGQAYPYPDPYYRSIFAYGAQPMMHPQMMGPHQAGVPMGAQPATVPLPSDPVALPSDAVEEPVYVNAKQYHAILRRRQSRAKAESANKLIKSRKPYLHESRHLHALRRVRGCGGQFLNAKTDDNQQSEASQNNKTHSRNSSDKNKNASAEKSS; encoded by the exons ATGACTTCTTCGGGACGTGATCAGTCATCTCAGTCTG ATGACAGTGGAGCTGATGAGCAGCAACAGCAGTCTGAAATTCATTACCAACATCAGCCCCCGGCACCTGGAATCTTACATCCTGGCGTGGCATCATCCTCGGTGGAGTATATGATGCCACCTCACTATGAAGTTGGACATGCTGTG GGACAAGCTTATCCTTACCCAGATCCGTACTACAGAAGTATTTTTGCATATGGCGCTCAACCCATG ATGCATCCTCAAATGATGGGTCCCCACCAGGCTGGGGTTCCAATGGGGGCTCAACCAGCTACAGTTCCATTGCCTTCTGATCCGGTTGCATTGCCGTCTGATGCAGTTGAAGAGCCTGTATATGTTAATGCTAAGCAGTATCATGCTATCCTGAGACGCCGCCAATCTCGCGCCAAAGCTGAGTCAGCAAACAAATTGATCAAGTCCCGGAAG CCATATCTTCATGAATCTCGACACTTGCATGCTTTGAGAAGAGTTCGGGGATGCGGTGGTCAGTTTCTGAATGCCAAGACTGACGATAACCAACAGAGTGAGGCCTCACAAAATAACAAAACTCATTCTCGTAATTCATCTGATAAAAACAAGAATGCTTCAGCCGAGAAATCATCTTAA